The nucleotide window GGCACGGCACCTGTTGGCGTTCGGCAGCCAGCTGGGTCGCGTGATGCTGGGCGACACGCCCTACCAGCCCAACCCTCGCGATGGCCGCTTCAGCGACCCGACCTGGAGCCAGAACCCGTTTTATCGCCGTGGCCTGCAGGCCTATCTGGCCTGGCAGAAGCAGACGCGCCAGTGGATCGACGAAAGTCACCTGGACGACGATGACCGCGCCCGTGCGCACTTTCTGTTTGGCATGATCTATGACGCCCTGGCACCGAGCAACTCGCTGCTCAACCCGCTGGCGGTCAAAGAACTGCTGAACACCGGCGGGCAAAGCCTGGTGCGTGGCGTGGCCCACTTGCTCGACGACCTGCGCCACAACGACGGCCTGCCGCGCCAGGTGGACGAACGTGCCTTCGAGGTAGGTGGCAGCCTGGCGGCAACGCCCGGCGCGGTGGTGTTTCGCAACGAGCTGTTGGAGCTGATCCAGTACAAGCCGATGAGCGAAAAACAGCACGCCAGGCCCTTGCTGGTGGTGCCGCCGCAAATCAACAAGTTCTATATCTTCGACATGCAGGCGCACAACAGCTTCGTCCAGTACATGCTCAAGAACGGCCTGCAGGTGTTCATGATCAGTTGGCGCAACCCCGACCCGCGCCACCGCGAATGGGGCCTGTCCTCCTACGTACAGGCCCTGGAAGAAGCGCTGAACGCCTGCCGCAGCATCAGCGGCAACCGCGACCCCAACCTGATGGGTGCCTGCGCCGGCGGCCTGACCATGGCCGCACTGCAGGGCCACCTGCAGGCCAAGCATCAGTTGCGCAAGATCCGCAGCGCCACTTACCTGGTGAGCCTGCTCGACAGCAAGTTCGACAGCCCGGCCAGCCTGTTCGCCGACGAGCAGACGGTAGAGGCCGCCAAGCGCCGTTCCTATCAACGGGGCGTGCTGGACGGCGGCGAAGTCGCCAGGATTTTCGCCTGGATGCGCCCCAACGACCTGATCTGGAACTACTGGGTCAACAACTACCTGTTGGGCAAAGCCCCACCCGCGTTCGACATCCTGTACTGGAACGCCGACAACACACGCCTGCCTGCGGCACTGCACGGGGACTTGCTGGACTTTTTCAAGCACAACCCGCTCACCCACCCGGCAGGCCTGGAAGTGTGCGGCACGCCCATCGACCTCAAGCAGGTCGACCTGGACAGCTTTACCGTGGCCGGCAGCAACGACCACATCACGCCATGGGACGCCGTGTACCGCTCGGCCTTGCTGCTCGGTGGCGACCGGCGTTTCGTGCTGGCCAACAGCGGGCACATCCAGAGCATCATCAACCCGCCGGGCAACCCCAAGGCCTACTACCTGGAAAACCCCAAACTGTCCGGCGACCCGCGCGCCTGGTTCTACGAGGCCAAGCGCAGCGACGGCAGTTGGTGGCCCTTGTGGCTGGAATGGATCACACCGCGCTCCGGCCCGCTCAAGGCTCCCCGTACCGAGCTGGGCAACAGTACCTATCCACCGCTCGGCCCGGCGCCAGGCACCTATGTCCTGACCCGATGAGCCCTACGACTGGATGAAGACCCGCGACCGTATCCTCGAATGCGCCCTGCAACTGTTCAACCAGCAGGGCGAACCGAACGTATCCACCCTAGAGATTGCCAACGAACTGGGTATCAGTCCGGGCAACCTGTACTACCACTTCCATGGCAAGGAGCCCTTGGTGCTGGGCCTTTTCGAGCGCTTCGAAGAAGCGCTGATGCCCCTGCTCGACCCGCCCCTGGACGTGCGCCTGGACGCCGAGGACTACTGGCTGTTCCTGCACCTTATCGTCGAGCACATGGCCCAGTACCGCTTTCTGTTCCAGGACCTGTCCAACCTCACCGGCCGCCTGCCCAAGCTGGCGCGCGGCATGCGCAGCCTGATCAATGCACTCAAGCGTACGCTGGCGGCGTTGCTCGCCAGCCTCAAGGGCCAGGGGTTGGTAGAGAGTGAGACCCAGGCGCTGGGGCAACTGGTGGAGCAGATCACAATGACGCTGCTGTTCTCGCTGGATTACCAGCGGGTGCTGGGACGCGAGGCGGATGTGGGAATTGTGGTGTATCAGGTGATGATGCTGGTGGCGCCCCATCTGCAGCCACAGGCGCGGGCGGCGGCGGAGCAGTTGGCGGTGCGCTATCTGGAGGGGTAGGCCCGCGCTGTCGGCGCCGGGGCCTTCGCGGGCATGCCCGCTCCCACAGGGCCTGCGCTGACCTGGTGATCGGCGCTGTACCTGTGGAAGCGGGCAAGCCCGCGAAGAAGACGACGCGGTATCAGATCAGGGTACCGGTGCCGTTTGGTGCCGACGGTGCGCTGCTGGCCGGGGCGGCTACAGGTGCCGGTGCTGCGGTAGCGGCCGGGGCGGCATTGGCCGCTGGCGCTGCAGGTTTGGCGGCTGCCGGTTTGGCCGGTGCTTTCTTCACCGCAGGTTTCTTCGCTGCCGCTGGCTTGGGCGCTGCCGGTTTTGCCGCCGGCTTGGCAGCTGCAGGTTTGGCCGCAGGCTTTGCTGCAGGTTTGGCCGCTGCCGTTTTAGCTGCAGGTTTGGCCGCCGCCGTTTTAGCAGCAGGCTTGGCCGCCGCTGCCTTGGCCAGTGGCTTGGCCGCTGCCTTGCTCGCAGCCGGCTTGGAAGCCGCAGCGCGCGACGAAATCGGCGTAACCGAAGCACCGGTCAGCTTCTCGATCTGCTTGGTCAGGCTGTCCACCTGCTGGTGCAGGGCCTTGATCTCGTTGCGGCTCGGCACGCCCAGGCGCGAGATGGCGCTGTTCAGGCGCTTGTCGAAGGCCTCTTCGAGTTCGCTCCACTTGCCCATCGCAAGGTCCTTCACGCCAGACACGCGCGAAGTGGTCGACGACTTGGCGGTTTCGGCTACATCTTCAGCCGTCTTCTTCGCCTGCTTCTCGGCCTTCTCGCCATCTTTCACCAACGAGTCGAACAGCTTCGGGCCGTCCTGGTCGACTTTCGAATAGATACCCAGCCCCGCCAGCCAGATCTTGCGGGAGTACTTCTCGATCCCGCCGACCCAGGAGCTGCCTTCTTTTTCGGTGTTCTTCTTGCCAGCCATCCTGCTCTCCTTATGGTTTGTGCGCGACGCGCTCAAGCAGCTCATGCAACTGTTCAAGCTTGACCGACAACGCCTCAACGTCATGTTTAGACGGAATACCCAGGCGATTCAAGGCGCGACCGACCCGTGCGTCGAAAGCTTTTTCGATCTTGTCGAGTTGAATTTCTACCTTCCCGCGTACGCGGCTCACTTCTTCAGCGGCTTCGTCAAGCTGGTGGTTGGC belongs to Pseudomonas putida NBRC 14164 and includes:
- the phaC gene encoding class II poly(R)-hydroxyalkanoic acid synthase; translated protein: MTDKPGKGTKTLPATSMNVQNAILGLRGRDLVSTLRRVGRHGLTNPLHTARHLLAFGSQLGRVMLGDTPYQPNPRDGRFSDPTWSQNPFYRRGLQAYLAWQKQTRQWIDESHLDDDDRARAHFLFGMIYDALAPSNSLLNPLAVKELLNTGGQSLVRGVAHLLDDLRHNDGLPRQVDERAFEVGGSLAATPGAVVFRNELLELIQYKPMSEKQHARPLLVVPPQINKFYIFDMQAHNSFVQYMLKNGLQVFMISWRNPDPRHREWGLSSYVQALEEALNACRSISGNRDPNLMGACAGGLTMAALQGHLQAKHQLRKIRSATYLVSLLDSKFDSPASLFADEQTVEAAKRRSYQRGVLDGGEVARIFAWMRPNDLIWNYWVNNYLLGKAPPAFDILYWNADNTRLPAALHGDLLDFFKHNPLTHPAGLEVCGTPIDLKQVDLDSFTVAGSNDHITPWDAVYRSALLLGGDRRFVLANSGHIQSIINPPGNPKAYYLENPKLSGDPRAWFYEAKRSDGSWWPLWLEWITPRSGPLKAPRTELGNSTYPPLGPAPGTYVLTR
- a CDS encoding phasin family protein, translated to MAGKKNTEKEGSSWVGGIEKYSRKIWLAGLGIYSKVDQDGPKLFDSLVKDGEKAEKQAKKTAEDVAETAKSSTTSRVSGVKDLAMGKWSELEEAFDKRLNSAISRLGVPSRNEIKALHQQVDSLTKQIEKLTGASVTPISSRAAASKPAASKAAAKPLAKAAAAKPAAKTAAAKPAAKTAAAKPAAKPAAKPAAAKPAAKPAAPKPAAAKKPAVKKAPAKPAAAKPAAPAANAAPAATAAPAPVAAPASSAPSAPNGTGTLI
- a CDS encoding TetR/AcrR family transcriptional regulator; translation: MKTRDRILECALQLFNQQGEPNVSTLEIANELGISPGNLYYHFHGKEPLVLGLFERFEEALMPLLDPPLDVRLDAEDYWLFLHLIVEHMAQYRFLFQDLSNLTGRLPKLARGMRSLINALKRTLAALLASLKGQGLVESETQALGQLVEQITMTLLFSLDYQRVLGREADVGIVVYQVMMLVAPHLQPQARAAAEQLAVRYLEG
- a CDS encoding phasin family protein, with amino-acid sequence MAKVIVKKKDEALGTLGEVRGYARKIWLAGIGAYARVGQEGSDYFQELVKAGEGVEKRGKKRIDKELDAANHQLDEAAEEVSRVRGKVEIQLDKIEKAFDARVGRALNRLGIPSKHDVEALSVKLEQLHELLERVAHKP